Proteins from one Pontibacter korlensis genomic window:
- a CDS encoding PP2C family protein-serine/threonine phosphatase → MSEISVPNPQQELNLKKLELSALLEITQAINANFPEGALYKIYRFTLLAQLQIQRLTLYVRDENWHCKVCAGTDQDFTKVPLPDEMLQVKEITKISKLPVERKWRCFDTVIPILHNGKVLAFVLIGKIEKYSSNLDALNFIQTISNIMLVAIENHRMARQRLAQESIRREIEIAREVQSMLFPKSLPNDRDVAIHASYIPHSSIGGDYYDFIEIDADQFLFCVADVSGKGVPASLLMSNFQAGLRTILRQNSDLSTVVSELNNLIYRNAIAEKFITTFVAIYNRSTRELCYVNAGHNAPILLYEDNSHMLLNEGCTMLGVFDVLPFMNVGKVHVPEKSVVLCYTDGLTEVFDANEAEFGVEGTINFLRRNRFLSSKMLHLQLLREINLYNEEATFNDDITLLSCRFK, encoded by the coding sequence ATGTCTGAAATATCTGTACCAAACCCACAGCAGGAGCTTAACCTGAAGAAGCTGGAGTTGTCGGCGTTGTTGGAAATCACGCAGGCGATAAACGCAAACTTTCCAGAGGGGGCGTTGTACAAAATTTACCGGTTTACTCTACTGGCTCAGTTACAGATCCAGCGCCTTACGTTGTATGTACGTGACGAAAATTGGCACTGTAAGGTATGCGCCGGTACTGATCAGGACTTCACAAAAGTGCCCCTCCCGGACGAAATGTTACAGGTAAAAGAGATTACTAAAATTTCGAAATTGCCTGTTGAGAGGAAGTGGCGCTGCTTTGATACAGTTATTCCGATTTTGCACAATGGCAAGGTGCTGGCTTTCGTGCTGATCGGTAAGATTGAGAAGTATTCGAGCAATCTGGATGCCCTCAACTTTATCCAGACAATTAGTAATATAATGTTGGTGGCGATAGAAAACCACCGGATGGCTCGGCAGCGTTTGGCGCAGGAGTCTATTCGCCGTGAGATTGAAATTGCCCGTGAGGTACAGTCTATGCTCTTCCCAAAGAGCCTGCCTAACGACAGGGACGTTGCTATACATGCCAGCTATATTCCACACTCTTCTATAGGTGGCGACTATTACGATTTTATTGAAATTGACGCCGACCAGTTTTTGTTCTGTGTGGCCGATGTATCAGGTAAAGGAGTGCCGGCCTCTTTGCTGATGTCTAACTTTCAGGCGGGGCTTCGAACCATACTGCGGCAGAATTCAGATTTAAGCACAGTGGTATCAGAGCTAAATAACCTGATCTACCGCAATGCGATAGCTGAGAAGTTCATCACTACCTTTGTAGCCATCTATAACCGTAGTACCCGCGAGCTTTGCTATGTAAACGCCGGGCATAATGCTCCAATCCTATTATACGAAGACAATTCACATATGCTCCTGAACGAAGGGTGTACTATGTTGGGTGTTTTTGATGTGCTGCCTTTCATGAATGTAGGCAAGGTGCATGTACCTGAAAAGTCTGTTGTGCTGTGCTACACAGATGGCCTTACAGAGGTATTTGATGCAAATGAGGCAGAGTTCGGTGTCGAGGGTACCATCAACTTTTTAAGACGCAATCGCTTCCTAAGCTCTAAGATGTTGCACTTGCAGCTGCTTCGCGAGATTAACCTTTACAACGAAGAGGCTACCTTCAACGACGATATTACTCTGCTTTCGTGCCGTTTTAAATAA
- a CDS encoding glycosyltransferase — MIVSVAYFILYFSLFIALMALLVFNRKPYTLKLGYQPRVSILIAARNEEHTILRCLQAIEALDYPKDKLEVLIGDDASTDTTRVVVDAYIQDKPQYTCITITHTLGKAKGKANVLAHLAKLATTDFYFYTDADIAVPPGWIKAMLSEMREDVGVVTGITTIEGNGFFAKLQAMDWLYALGLMQVVSDLGLRVTTMGNNMLLRRQAYEQVGGFEGIDFSITEDIAIFNQVLKRGWGFRNIYNKYVLALSTPAATLSAYLQQRRRWMRGSMHLPLYMAIIFILHSAYYPVLLPFFAYTSVGIMLAIFTFKLLLQSVYLHICMRRVGHSASWWMYICFELYMVVSSVILIIYFFLPVKTQWKGRKY, encoded by the coding sequence ATGATCGTATCTGTAGCCTACTTTATACTCTACTTTTCTCTTTTTATAGCTCTGATGGCCTTGCTGGTGTTTAACCGCAAGCCTTATACTTTAAAGTTGGGCTATCAGCCAAGGGTAAGTATACTTATAGCTGCCCGAAACGAGGAGCACACCATACTTCGGTGTCTTCAGGCCATAGAAGCGCTGGATTACCCTAAGGATAAACTCGAGGTTTTGATTGGCGATGATGCCTCCACGGACACAACCCGAGTTGTTGTGGATGCCTATATCCAGGACAAACCTCAATATACCTGCATCACCATTACCCACACTTTGGGTAAGGCCAAGGGCAAAGCTAACGTGTTAGCACACCTAGCTAAGTTAGCCACAACAGACTTCTACTTTTATACCGATGCTGATATAGCTGTGCCCCCGGGGTGGATAAAAGCCATGTTATCCGAAATGAGAGAAGATGTGGGTGTAGTAACCGGTATCACCACAATAGAGGGCAACGGTTTTTTTGCCAAGTTGCAGGCTATGGATTGGCTTTATGCCCTTGGCTTAATGCAGGTGGTATCGGACCTGGGGCTGCGGGTAACTACTATGGGTAACAACATGCTGCTGCGCCGGCAGGCCTATGAACAGGTTGGCGGTTTTGAGGGGATAGATTTTTCTATAACCGAAGACATCGCTATTTTCAATCAGGTACTGAAGCGAGGATGGGGGTTTCGGAACATTTATAACAAGTATGTGCTGGCACTCTCTACTCCAGCCGCTACCCTTTCTGCTTATTTGCAACAGCGCAGGCGCTGGATGCGTGGTTCCATGCATTTGCCGCTTTACATGGCTATCATATTTATACTACACTCGGCATACTACCCGGTACTGCTGCCTTTCTTTGCCTACACCTCTGTAGGTATCATGCTTGCCATTTTTACTTTCAAACTACTGCTGCAAAGCGTGTACCTGCATATTTGTATGCGCCGGGTAGGCCATAGCGCCTCCTGGTGGATGTACATTTGCTTTGAGCTGTATATGGTGGTCTCTTCTGTTATTCTCATCATCTACTTCTTTTTACCTGTTAAGACACAGTGGAAGGGCAGAAAGTATTAG
- a CDS encoding glycosyltransferase family 2 protein translates to MSWLLLASLVSYTWIILRRWRAWDKMPASVTPASFQASTRLTVIIPVRNEAENILDLLQDLDRQNYPSELIEVLIIDDHSTDNTSSVVDSFCAVSVLQIKCLELSDYVNHGGKKAAVQLGVEQAQGELLVFTDGDCRVGEEWLRSYAFLYETEQPYFISGPVCFHQTNTLFERMQLIEFASLIGIGGASIALGKPNMCNGANLAYRRDAFELVGGFAGNEHIASGDDEFLLHKVHTSFPQQVKFLKNPKAIVYTKARKDLISFLQQRVRWASKWKSYQSLQVQLIALIVFAVNLLLFLAIPLAYWSTIPFEAVLGAYFTKFAVDFLFLSRITSFLQVRSYLWYMLPLQFVYIPYVILTAVLGLFGRYSWKGRTIRTYERQRV, encoded by the coding sequence ATGAGCTGGCTTCTGCTTGCTTCCTTAGTTTCCTATACTTGGATTATTTTGAGGCGTTGGAGAGCGTGGGATAAAATGCCTGCCAGTGTAACTCCTGCTAGTTTCCAGGCTTCTACTCGGCTTACCGTTATCATTCCGGTTCGGAATGAAGCGGAGAACATACTCGACCTGTTGCAGGACCTTGACCGCCAGAATTACCCTTCAGAGCTTATAGAGGTGCTCATAATAGATGATCATTCTACTGATAATACCTCCAGTGTTGTTGATAGCTTCTGTGCAGTATCAGTACTGCAAATCAAGTGTCTTGAGCTGAGTGACTATGTTAACCATGGCGGGAAGAAAGCAGCTGTTCAGTTAGGGGTAGAGCAGGCACAGGGGGAACTGCTGGTGTTTACAGATGGCGACTGCAGAGTAGGGGAGGAGTGGCTCCGCAGCTATGCTTTTCTATATGAAACCGAGCAGCCATACTTTATCAGTGGACCTGTTTGCTTCCATCAAACCAACACTCTTTTCGAACGTATGCAACTCATAGAATTCGCCAGCCTGATAGGCATAGGCGGAGCCTCCATTGCTCTAGGTAAACCCAACATGTGTAATGGTGCCAACCTTGCCTACAGGAGAGACGCTTTTGAACTGGTGGGAGGCTTTGCTGGTAATGAACATATTGCCAGCGGCGACGATGAATTCCTCTTGCACAAGGTGCATACATCCTTTCCTCAGCAGGTTAAATTTCTAAAAAATCCTAAAGCTATAGTTTATACTAAGGCACGTAAAGATCTCATTTCCTTTCTTCAGCAGCGGGTAAGATGGGCCAGTAAGTGGAAATCTTATCAAAGCCTGCAAGTGCAACTTATCGCACTAATTGTTTTCGCCGTGAATCTGCTGCTTTTCCTGGCTATACCGCTCGCGTATTGGAGTACTATACCCTTCGAGGCCGTTTTAGGAGCTTATTTTACCAAATTTGCTGTTGATTTCTTATTTTTAAGTAGGATTACAAGCTTCCTGCAGGTGCGTAGTTACCTTTGGTATATGCTGCCCCTACAGTTCGTTTACATCCCATATGTAATTTTAACAGCTGTTTTAGGCCTGTTTGGGCGCTACAGCTGGAAAGGCCGAACTATCAGAACCTATGAGCGACAACGAGTTTGA
- a CDS encoding NAD(P)-dependent oxidoreductase, translated as MSARILIIDELHPSMFPMLQSIGVEAIYKPEIKPVDVREALAGMDGLIVRSKMRITADVVAEAANLKFVARAGAGLDNIEVEKLEQMGIHVLGANEGNSQAVGEFTLGLLLSLMRNIPRSNSEVAQKVWLREENRGEEISGRTIGIIGFGNMGQSFARVLTGFGCRMLAYDRFAPEKINLPVERVPLEQIQEEADVISLHIPYIKENLHFANDSFFRSFSKSIWFLNTSRGDVVDQQALVNHLKAGSVKGAALDVLENEKLHTLTEQQQQEFEFLASAPNVILTPHIAGWTHESYVKINEVLVQKIQRLLEKRNG; from the coding sequence ATGTCAGCCCGAATACTAATCATTGATGAGCTACACCCAAGCATGTTTCCGATGCTGCAAAGCATTGGGGTGGAAGCTATATATAAGCCGGAAATAAAGCCCGTAGACGTGAGGGAAGCTTTGGCAGGCATGGATGGACTGATTGTGCGTTCAAAAATGCGTATCACGGCTGATGTTGTTGCCGAAGCAGCTAATCTGAAGTTTGTGGCCAGGGCTGGAGCAGGCTTAGACAACATTGAGGTGGAAAAGCTGGAACAGATGGGGATACATGTGCTGGGAGCTAATGAGGGAAATAGTCAGGCTGTAGGTGAGTTCACTTTAGGGTTATTGCTATCTCTGATGCGTAATATACCCCGAAGCAACAGCGAGGTAGCGCAAAAAGTATGGCTGCGTGAAGAGAACCGAGGAGAGGAGATTAGTGGTAGAACCATTGGTATCATTGGTTTCGGGAACATGGGGCAAAGCTTTGCCCGTGTACTTACCGGGTTTGGCTGCCGTATGCTGGCATACGACCGCTTTGCACCAGAAAAAATCAACCTGCCGGTAGAGCGTGTGCCCCTGGAGCAGATACAGGAAGAGGCTGATGTTATAAGCCTGCATATCCCTTACATTAAAGAGAACCTGCACTTTGCAAATGATTCATTTTTTAGGAGCTTCAGTAAGTCTATCTGGTTTCTAAATACATCGCGCGGCGATGTGGTGGACCAGCAAGCATTAGTAAACCATTTGAAAGCAGGAAGTGTAAAAGGCGCAGCGCTGGATGTGCTGGAGAATGAGAAACTGCATACATTAACGGAGCAGCAACAACAGGAATTTGAGTTTTTGGCATCGGCTCCTAATGTTATCCTGACACCGCATATTGCCGGCTGGACACATGAGTCGTATGTTAAGATTAATGAGGTGCTGGTGCAGAAGATACAGCGGCTTTTGGAGAAGCGTAACGGCTGA
- the ruvC gene encoding crossover junction endodeoxyribonuclease RuvC: protein MAYSSALPPNKLILGIDPGTQVMGYGLIEVTGSKVQVLQFGVIHLKSYSNHAIKLKKIFDRMIQLIDEYLPDELAIESPFYGTNVQSMLKLGRAQGVAIAAALSRDIPYVEYAPKKIKQSITGNGNASKEQVASMLMQILKIQEVPKLLDATDALGVALCHHYQKGNNAKQGGKSWKSFLTDNPDRLASK from the coding sequence ATGGCTTACTCTTCTGCACTTCCACCTAATAAACTTATTCTTGGCATCGACCCCGGCACACAAGTTATGGGCTACGGCCTTATCGAAGTAACTGGCTCGAAGGTGCAGGTGCTGCAGTTTGGTGTTATTCACCTTAAGAGTTACAGTAACCACGCCATCAAGTTAAAGAAAATTTTTGACCGCATGATACAGCTTATCGATGAGTACCTCCCCGACGAGCTGGCTATCGAGTCTCCTTTCTACGGCACCAATGTGCAGAGTATGCTTAAACTAGGGCGTGCACAGGGCGTGGCCATAGCTGCCGCACTATCTCGCGACATCCCTTATGTAGAGTATGCCCCCAAAAAGATAAAACAGTCTATCACCGGAAACGGTAACGCTTCTAAAGAGCAGGTGGCAAGTATGCTGATGCAGATCCTGAAAATACAGGAGGTTCCCAAACTACTGGATGCTACAGATGCGCTTGGTGTGGCGCTTTGCCACCACTACCAAAAAGGTAATAATGCCAAGCAGGGCGGTAAGTCCTGGAAGAGTTTTCTAACGGATAATCCGGATAGATTAGCGAGTAAGTAG
- a CDS encoding HIT family protein yields MEPSIFTKIVNGEIPAYKIAEDDRYLAFLDVFPTTKGHTLVIPKQQIDYIFDLDDELYLGLMAFAKKVAAAVEKAVPCKRIGVAVVGIEVPHAHVHLIPLNSMQDMNFANKQKFSKEEFEEVAEKIREAYNAS; encoded by the coding sequence ATGGAACCTTCGATATTCACAAAGATTGTAAACGGAGAAATACCTGCTTATAAAATAGCAGAGGATGATCGTTACCTGGCCTTTCTGGATGTATTCCCTACAACCAAAGGTCATACTCTTGTAATACCGAAGCAACAGATTGACTATATTTTCGACCTCGACGACGAACTATACCTGGGCTTGATGGCCTTTGCCAAGAAGGTAGCTGCAGCTGTAGAAAAAGCCGTTCCTTGTAAGCGCATTGGTGTGGCAGTAGTCGGCATCGAAGTGCCCCACGCACACGTGCACCTTATTCCGCTCAACAGTATGCAGGACATGAATTTTGCCAACAAGCAGAAGTTCAGTAAAGAAGAGTTTGAAGAAGTAGCTGAAAAAATTAGAGAGGCCTATAACGCTTCTTAA
- a CDS encoding lysylphosphatidylglycerol synthase domain-containing protein — protein MNINLHKRFLLLLGKALVVGLTLFLLYQAVFTAPDTLLSWGEILRQATQSELRYLLLIAAILIPVNWGFEARKWQLLGQKLEKISFLRAYRAVMVGLTLGFITPNRLGDYAGRVLELKSQQRLEAIGAIFIGRFCQLVATVLAGSGGLLYFILIFGWPVYPAVSLSLFVLLLGVCVAMLLLLYNARAMVAVVAAIPLLRSFVPYVSIMSTYTSREVTKLLWLSLGRYTVFLVQFVLLLILFNIELNPLQYLSGVSGTFFLKSVVPSVSLLSDLGVRELSAMYLFSLLGQARLQVLSASLSLWLLNIAVPSAIGLFFVLRLRLARKGVAV, from the coding sequence TTGAACATCAATCTTCATAAAAGATTCCTTTTATTGCTGGGTAAGGCATTGGTAGTGGGATTAACACTGTTTCTGCTTTATCAGGCTGTTTTTACTGCACCTGATACCCTGCTGAGTTGGGGCGAGATTCTACGTCAGGCCACGCAAAGTGAGTTGAGATACCTCTTGTTAATAGCAGCCATACTTATACCTGTAAACTGGGGCTTTGAAGCCCGTAAGTGGCAGCTGCTGGGGCAAAAGCTGGAGAAAATATCTTTTCTGAGAGCATACCGAGCCGTAATGGTTGGCCTCACCTTGGGCTTCATCACTCCAAACCGCCTTGGCGACTATGCGGGACGTGTGCTCGAGCTTAAAAGTCAGCAACGTCTGGAGGCAATCGGAGCCATTTTTATTGGCAGGTTCTGCCAGTTAGTAGCCACAGTACTGGCAGGCTCAGGCGGATTGCTGTACTTTATACTAATCTTTGGCTGGCCGGTATACCCTGCAGTGTCGCTAAGCCTGTTTGTGCTACTTCTGGGTGTTTGCGTAGCCATGTTGCTGCTGCTTTACAATGCAAGGGCAATGGTAGCTGTGGTAGCAGCTATCCCGCTGCTGCGCTCTTTTGTGCCCTATGTATCCATCATGAGCACTTATACATCCAGGGAGGTGACAAAGCTGCTGTGGCTGTCCTTGGGGCGCTATACGGTTTTCCTGGTACAGTTCGTTTTGCTGCTTATACTTTTCAATATTGAGCTAAACCCGTTGCAGTATCTAAGCGGAGTGTCAGGTACCTTTTTTCTGAAATCAGTTGTGCCCTCAGTAAGCCTACTCTCTGACTTGGGGGTGCGGGAGCTGTCAGCCATGTACCTGTTCAGCCTGCTTGGGCAGGCGCGGTTACAGGTGCTAAGTGCAAGCCTGAGTCTGTGGTTGCTGAATATTGCCGTGCCAAGTGCTATAGGACTTTTCTTTGTTCTTCGCTTGCGGTTAGCCAGGAAAGGAGTAGCAGTATGA
- the greA gene encoding transcription elongation factor GreA: protein MSKINYYTAEGLQKLKDELAELKTKGRAEVARQLAEARDKGDLSENAEYDAAKDAQGHLELKIAKLEEVVGNARLIDESNLDSSKALILSKVKIKNLKNNMVVDYTLVAEEEADLASGKISVKSPIGKGLLGKSVGDVAEITVPAGKIEFKILEISR, encoded by the coding sequence ATGAGCAAGATTAATTATTACACTGCTGAAGGGCTGCAAAAGCTTAAGGACGAGTTAGCAGAGCTCAAAACGAAAGGCCGTGCTGAGGTAGCACGTCAATTAGCTGAAGCACGCGACAAAGGAGACCTTAGTGAGAACGCTGAGTATGATGCAGCCAAAGATGCCCAAGGCCATCTGGAATTAAAAATTGCCAAACTAGAGGAGGTTGTAGGCAATGCCCGCCTGATTGATGAGTCTAACCTGGATTCTAGTAAGGCCCTCATCCTGTCGAAGGTGAAGATCAAGAACCTGAAAAACAACATGGTCGTTGACTATACATTAGTTGCCGAGGAAGAGGCGGATCTGGCCTCTGGCAAAATCTCTGTAAAGTCGCCGATTGGTAAAGGCCTTTTAGGTAAGTCTGTAGGCGATGTGGCCGAGATTACGGTACCAGCAGGTAAAATTGAATTCAAGATTTTAGAAATCAGCCGATAA
- a CDS encoding LEA type 2 family protein, with translation MKRALSVVAILVGVFILLAVLSFLLVPREKLISYLAPTIDNMRITDARIEEERATIQVQLDVSSKLVSVFIDSLAYDMQLYGTSVSKGQKGFDKDSKKGRTQTLTIPVSMNHNTTRELVRRQVKEDAPVQAHIKAFADVPLFGRQEFDINEELDMVIPALPGMEVTGIKVQDFGLDSMGMIMTMKIDNPNEFAFDIKDMKMDLQLKDYMTSVGNTQETKFIKAHDVTEIQMPVLSDTKKPLKAAFDVITGDTEWPYTMKSYMVIEPRSEVVGTVEINSTKTGTVDIVKQVKNMKEEKEKKEEQQEE, from the coding sequence ATGAAACGAGCTCTCTCAGTTGTTGCCATACTTGTTGGCGTCTTTATACTATTAGCTGTACTAAGCTTTCTGCTGGTGCCCCGCGAAAAATTAATCTCATATCTCGCGCCGACCATAGACAACATGCGCATTACAGACGCACGCATAGAAGAAGAAAGAGCCACAATACAGGTGCAGTTGGATGTATCCTCTAAACTGGTTTCTGTTTTTATTGATAGCCTTGCCTACGATATGCAGCTTTATGGCACAAGTGTATCGAAAGGCCAGAAAGGCTTTGACAAGGACTCCAAGAAAGGCAGAACACAAACCCTGACAATTCCCGTGAGCATGAACCATAATACTACAAGGGAACTGGTACGCCGACAGGTGAAGGAAGATGCTCCTGTACAGGCACATATTAAAGCCTTTGCAGATGTTCCCCTTTTTGGCCGGCAGGAGTTTGATATTAATGAAGAACTGGACATGGTGATACCGGCCCTACCAGGTATGGAGGTAACAGGAATAAAAGTGCAGGATTTTGGGTTAGACAGCATGGGGATGATCATGACCATGAAGATTGACAACCCTAATGAGTTTGCCTTTGACATAAAGGACATGAAAATGGACTTGCAACTAAAAGATTACATGACCTCTGTAGGCAACACCCAAGAAACAAAGTTTATCAAGGCTCATGACGTAACCGAAATACAGATGCCGGTACTTTCGGACACGAAGAAACCTTTAAAAGCAGCTTTTGATGTGATCACGGGTGATACGGAATGGCCTTATACCATGAAGAGCTATATGGTGATAGAACCTCGCAGCGAAGTGGTCGGAACCGTCGAGATCAATTCCACTAAAACAGGCACTGTTGATATAGTGAAGCAGGTAAAAAACATGAAGGAGGAAAAAGAAAAGAAAGAAGAGCAGCAGGAAGAGTGA
- a CDS encoding asparaginase produces MEIVKIDIDTAAPDNPEASILIIYTGGTIGMVFDDEHKHLVPFNFSQIIQKVPELRQFNFLLTVVSVEPAIDSSNVTIADWHIMARLIEENYSNYDGFVILHGTDTMAYSASALSYMLENLQKPVIFTGAQVPIGRVRTDARENLISALQIAATKVDGRSAVPEVCVYFHNLLLRGNRAKKVESSQYSAFKSENYPSLAKAGVNIDYFWGAIADHSEQPFRVHYQMNDRVAILKLFPGITPTVVRSIVEAPGLRGLVLETFGAGNAPTAPWLLDLLREAVQRDILIVNVSQCDEGMVRQGHYETSRYLLEMGVIGGADITTEAAITKLMYVLGQGLEYSKSAKLLEQNLRGEISL; encoded by the coding sequence ATGGAAATAGTAAAAATTGATATAGATACTGCTGCACCTGATAATCCGGAGGCTTCCATACTTATTATTTATACTGGTGGTACGATAGGGATGGTATTCGATGATGAGCACAAGCACCTGGTGCCGTTTAATTTCAGCCAAATCATACAGAAGGTTCCTGAGCTAAGGCAGTTCAACTTCCTGCTTACCGTGGTAAGTGTAGAACCGGCCATAGATTCGTCTAACGTAACGATTGCAGACTGGCACATTATGGCCCGCCTGATAGAGGAGAACTATAGTAACTACGATGGCTTTGTAATCCTGCATGGCACCGATACAATGGCCTACAGCGCATCTGCCTTAAGCTATATGCTGGAGAACCTGCAAAAGCCTGTGATCTTTACCGGAGCGCAGGTTCCTATAGGTAGAGTGCGTACCGATGCCCGCGAAAACCTTATATCGGCACTCCAGATTGCGGCTACCAAGGTAGATGGCAGAAGTGCGGTGCCTGAAGTATGTGTATACTTTCACAATCTCTTACTGCGCGGAAACAGAGCCAAGAAGGTTGAAAGCAGCCAGTACAGCGCCTTTAAGTCAGAGAACTACCCATCGCTTGCTAAGGCCGGTGTAAACATAGACTACTTTTGGGGAGCTATAGCAGACCATAGCGAGCAACCTTTCCGGGTGCATTACCAGATGAACGATCGCGTGGCTATTCTCAAACTCTTCCCGGGCATTACCCCAACAGTGGTGCGCAGTATAGTTGAGGCTCCGGGTTTAAGAGGTCTGGTGCTGGAAACTTTTGGCGCTGGTAACGCCCCAACCGCACCTTGGTTACTGGATCTGCTCAGAGAAGCCGTGCAAAGAGACATTCTGATAGTAAATGTTTCGCAATGCGATGAAGGAATGGTACGCCAGGGGCACTATGAAACAAGCAGATACCTGCTGGAGATGGGTGTGATTGGCGGTGCGGACATTACCACAGAAGCTGCTATCACTAAACTGATGTATGTACTGGGCCAGGGGCTGGAGTACAGCAAAAGTGCGAAGTTGCTGGAGCAAAACCTGCGCGGCGAGATAAGCCTTTAA
- a CDS encoding polysaccharide deacetylase family protein: protein MVRLYKTPWLLKKLMPGYTWHREVQGKVLYLTFDDGPIPEITPWVLEQLAEYKAKATFFCVGENVAKHQEVAQAVLAQGHLLANHTYNHLKGWQTSLPQYVANTAKCQEELEKLQPSAPKLFRPPYGRISGKQGQALRQTYELIMWDVLTNDYDQSLAPEVCLQQSIKSTQGGSIIVFHDSLKAQRNMMHALPRYLEHFTRLGYTFETL, encoded by the coding sequence TTGGTTCGCCTCTACAAAACACCCTGGCTTCTGAAGAAGCTGATGCCCGGTTATACCTGGCACCGCGAGGTGCAGGGGAAGGTGCTTTACCTTACGTTTGATGATGGTCCTATACCAGAAATTACTCCCTGGGTGCTGGAGCAGTTAGCAGAGTATAAGGCTAAGGCTACCTTCTTCTGTGTAGGCGAGAATGTAGCAAAGCACCAAGAGGTAGCTCAAGCCGTGCTGGCTCAAGGGCATTTACTGGCAAACCATACTTACAACCATCTGAAGGGATGGCAGACCTCACTGCCGCAATATGTAGCCAATACAGCCAAGTGCCAGGAGGAGCTTGAAAAGCTACAGCCGAGTGCTCCCAAATTGTTTCGCCCGCCTTATGGTCGCATATCCGGCAAACAGGGGCAGGCGCTACGTCAAACCTATGAGCTTATTATGTGGGATGTGCTTACCAACGACTATGATCAGTCCTTAGCTCCTGAGGTTTGCCTCCAACAAAGTATAAAAAGTACCCAAGGCGGTAGTATCATCGTATTCCACGACAGCCTGAAAGCACAACGCAATATGATGCATGCCCTGCCGCGCTATCTTGAACATTTCACCCGGTTAGGCTATACTTTCGAGACCCTATGA
- a CDS encoding TatD family hydrolase, producing the protein MNLIDSHAHIYSEKFNADRAEAVERSTQEGVTKIYMPNIDHTSIDAMLEAEEKYPDVCIPMMGLHPTSVDKDFERELYVVEEWLNKRSFAAVGECGIDLYWDKTFLPQQQEALKVQVELAKKHQLPLVLHTRDSFDEAYEIVSAAQDGTLKGIFHCFSGTVEEAEKVKELGFLMGIGGVATFRNGGLDKVLPHVQLEDLVLETDCPYLAPMPHRGKRNEPVYLPLIAQRVADLLNKPIEEVAEKTTANALNLFKL; encoded by the coding sequence ATGAATTTAATTGATTCCCACGCGCACATTTATTCTGAAAAGTTCAACGCTGACAGGGCAGAGGCAGTGGAGCGTTCTACGCAGGAAGGGGTAACTAAGATCTATATGCCCAACATCGACCACACTTCCATTGATGCTATGCTGGAAGCGGAGGAGAAGTATCCGGATGTATGTATTCCTATGATGGGACTTCACCCTACTTCGGTAGATAAAGATTTTGAGCGTGAGCTTTACGTGGTAGAGGAGTGGCTAAATAAAAGATCTTTCGCCGCAGTGGGGGAGTGCGGCATCGACCTGTACTGGGATAAAACCTTTTTGCCACAGCAGCAGGAGGCCCTGAAGGTGCAGGTAGAACTGGCAAAGAAGCACCAGTTGCCCCTGGTGCTGCATACCCGCGATTCTTTCGATGAGGCTTATGAAATAGTCTCGGCTGCTCAGGACGGTACCCTAAAAGGTATCTTTCATTGCTTTAGCGGAACAGTAGAAGAGGCAGAGAAAGTGAAAGAGTTGGGATTTCTGATGGGTATTGGCGGAGTAGCCACTTTCAGGAATGGTGGCCTCGACAAAGTGTTGCCGCACGTGCAGTTAGAGGACCTGGTGCTGGAAACAGACTGTCCTTACCTGGCGCCTATGCCTCATCGTGGTAAGCGTAACGAACCGGTTTACTTGCCGCTTATAGCGCAACGTGTAGCTGATCTGCTGAATAAACCTATTGAAGAGGTTGCAGAGAAAACAACTGCCAACGCCCTTAACCTCTTTAAACTGTAG